The following coding sequences lie in one Bacteroides helcogenes P 36-108 genomic window:
- a CDS encoding alpha-L-fucosidase, translating into MKNLNRLLGYAALVVLPITVNAQQVQGFVHQQSEAADYVWPADKQVLDKLDKWQDQKFGVLFHWGLYSVPGIVESWSICSEDVDWITRKGNLPYEEYKKWYWGLKDSLNPVNFNPGQWADVMQDAGMRYMIFTTKHHDGFCMFDSKYTDFSIANGAFKNNPRKDVARHVFDAFRQKGFMMGCYFSKPDWHCQWFWNDYYATPNRRINYKKEMHPDWWKNYQTFTQNQLDELMNGYGSFDILWLDGGWITGDDINLDGILKKARSRHPGLIAVDRSIRGKNENYQTPERGIPETQLNYPWESCITLSNDWGWVPNAPFKSPQKVINILAEITAKGGCLLLGVGPTPDGVIEEEVAKRLHVVGEWLRTNGEAIYNTRTTAVYRDGNTWFTASKDGKTLYAVYALPEEEKLPATIHWNGNIPKGSMKLLKGNKTVKYTCQGEEVIVTLPKGLKNEPVALAFTLRK; encoded by the coding sequence ATGAAGAATTTGAATAGACTATTGGGGTATGCGGCATTGGTCGTACTTCCGATAACGGTAAATGCTCAGCAGGTGCAAGGCTTTGTGCATCAACAGTCAGAGGCTGCGGACTATGTATGGCCTGCAGACAAGCAAGTATTGGATAAACTGGATAAATGGCAAGATCAGAAATTCGGCGTTTTGTTTCATTGGGGGCTTTATTCCGTGCCCGGCATTGTAGAGTCCTGGTCCATTTGTTCGGAAGATGTGGATTGGATTACCCGCAAAGGGAATTTGCCTTATGAGGAATATAAGAAATGGTATTGGGGATTGAAGGATTCTCTGAACCCGGTAAACTTCAATCCCGGACAATGGGCGGACGTGATGCAGGATGCAGGCATGAGGTATATGATTTTCACTACCAAACATCATGATGGATTCTGCATGTTTGATAGTAAATATACTGATTTTTCTATAGCTAACGGCGCTTTTAAAAACAATCCCCGCAAGGATGTGGCACGTCATGTGTTCGATGCTTTCCGTCAGAAGGGATTTATGATGGGGTGTTATTTCTCCAAGCCTGATTGGCATTGTCAATGGTTTTGGAATGATTATTACGCTACTCCGAACCGCCGCATCAACTATAAGAAGGAAATGCATCCTGACTGGTGGAAAAATTATCAGACTTTCACTCAGAATCAACTGGACGAACTGATGAATGGTTATGGCAGTTTTGACATCCTTTGGTTGGATGGTGGCTGGATAACGGGTGATGATATTAATCTGGACGGCATTTTGAAGAAAGCACGTAGCCGGCATCCGGGACTTATTGCTGTGGATCGTAGTATTCGTGGCAAGAATGAGAACTATCAGACTCCCGAACGCGGCATTCCTGAAACGCAGCTTAACTATCCATGGGAAAGCTGTATCACGTTGAGTAATGATTGGGGGTGGGTTCCTAATGCACCGTTCAAGTCTCCACAGAAAGTGATTAATATTTTGGCGGAGATTACTGCCAAAGGTGGTTGTTTGCTGTTGGGGGTAGGTCCTACGCCCGATGGCGTGATTGAAGAAGAAGTTGCCAAACGTTTGCATGTGGTAGGCGAATGGTTGAGAACCAATGGGGAGGCAATCTATAATACTCGTACCACTGCGGTATATCGTGATGGGAATACTTGGTTCACAGCTTCAAAGGACGGAAAGACATTGTATGCTGTTTATGCTTTGCCTGAAGAAGAAAAATTACCTGCAACGATTCATTGGAACGGCAATATTCCTAAGGGAAGCATGAAACTTCTGAAAGGAAACAAGACTGTGAAATATACTTGTCAGGGTGAGGAGGTGATTGTCACTCTGCCGAAGGGCTTGAAGAATGAACCTGTGGCATTGGCTTTTACACTGAGAAAATAA
- a CDS encoding alpha-L-fucosidase, translated as MRNLKNWVACLLGATCTLNLSAQQENSYIHEQSDGYEWPTDKEVLAKLDKWQDQKFGVLFHWGLYSQAGKVESWSICSEDWITRDMDSYVDYKKWYWGLMDSFNPTDFNPEQWADVMQDAGMKYMLFTTKHHDGFCMFDSKYSDFSIAKGPFAADPRKDVARHVFDAFRKKGFMMGCYFSKPDWHYEYYWSPYYATPNRSINYKKERHPDWWKNYQQFTYNQMNELMTNYGSFDILWLDGGWETGDDVGLNELLAKVRTSTQPGLISVDRTIRGKNENYQTPERSIPAKQMNHPWESCITLSDNWGWVPGSVFKSANRVVSILTEITAKGGCLVLGVGPTPQGVIEPEVAERLHEIGEWLRGNGKAIYNTRTTPDYNDGNVWFTADKDGETIYAVYVLNDGDTLPRSVEWRGNVPIGKMTMLKGNKRVKYVCKDGKVTVTLPEGLKNEPVAFCFKLRK; from the coding sequence ATGAGAAACCTAAAAAACTGGGTAGCCTGTTTGCTTGGAGCTACCTGTACTTTGAACCTGAGCGCCCAGCAAGAGAACAGTTACATTCATGAGCAGTCTGACGGTTACGAATGGCCTACCGACAAGGAAGTGCTTGCCAAGCTGGATAAGTGGCAAGATCAGAAATTCGGTGTTTTGTTTCATTGGGGACTTTATTCACAAGCCGGCAAGGTGGAGTCCTGGTCTATCTGCTCCGAAGACTGGATTACCCGTGACATGGATTCTTACGTGGATTACAAAAAATGGTACTGGGGATTGATGGATTCTTTTAATCCCACCGATTTTAATCCCGAACAATGGGCAGATGTGATGCAGGATGCAGGCATGAAGTATATGTTGTTTACTACGAAGCATCATGACGGTTTTTGTATGTTCGACTCAAAGTATTCGGATTTCTCCATAGCCAAAGGTCCTTTTGCCGCCGACCCTCGTAAGGATGTGGCACGTCACGTGTTTGACGCCTTTCGTAAGAAGGGCTTTATGATGGGATGTTATTTCTCCAAGCCTGACTGGCATTATGAATATTATTGGAGTCCTTACTATGCTACTCCCAATCGAAGTATCAATTATAAGAAGGAGAGGCATCCGGATTGGTGGAAAAATTATCAGCAGTTCACTTATAACCAAATGAATGAGCTGATGACAAACTATGGAAGTTTTGACATTCTGTGGTTGGATGGTGGATGGGAAACCGGTGATGACGTGGGGCTGAATGAACTATTGGCGAAGGTGCGTACTTCTACACAACCCGGATTGATTTCGGTGGACCGGACTATTCGTGGCAAAAATGAAAACTATCAGACGCCCGAACGCAGTATTCCCGCCAAACAGATGAATCATCCATGGGAAAGTTGCATCACACTGAGTGACAATTGGGGATGGGTTCCGGGATCGGTATTTAAGTCGGCAAACAGAGTGGTAAGCATCTTGACGGAAATTACGGCTAAGGGTGGTTGTTTGGTATTAGGCGTAGGTCCCACACCACAGGGTGTTATTGAACCGGAAGTCGCAGAGCGCCTCCACGAAATTGGTGAATGGTTGAGAGGTAACGGGAAAGCCATTTACAATACACGTACTACTCCCGATTATAACGATGGAAATGTATGGTTTACCGCAGACAAGGATGGAGAAACCATCTATGCGGTTTATGTCCTGAATGATGGAGATACTTTGCCTCGTAGCGTTGAATGGAGAGGAAATGTTCCGATCGGCAAAATGACGATGCTCAAAGGGAATAAACGCGTGAAGTATGTCTGCAAAGACGGCAAGGTGACGGTCACTTTACCTGAGGGATTAAAGAATGAGCCGGTGGCATTTTGCTTCAAACTGAGGAAATAG
- a CDS encoding SUMF1/EgtB/PvdO family nonheme iron enzyme, with protein sequence MRIRQIMVLCAVGLMPFSLPAQEKTLIPLVQIPAGTFYMGSDGQGEDYDEAPIHKVIISHSFLMGTTEVTNAQYELFRPEHKALRGKDNVSVEDDDAVVNVCYQDAIDFCRWLSQREGKTYRLPTEAEWEYACRAGTYTLYYTGDGLSGPMCRNQVVARDYKPVSLKVGQTVPNAFGLYDMHGNVEEWCADWYAPYSMQVQSDPVGPETGEYRVTRGGSHHTPVQYLRSANRMAMLPEDRHSLTGFRVVQSDEPLPVAGIDKTSPFFLEPIPFVVPPAATSGIPFYRHNHQPSVTWCDNGDLLAAWFSADEENGRGMVVLSSRLRFGKTEWEAASLFFKVPDRNMTGTSLFNNGRGILYHFNGVEASGDWQNLMMVMRTSMDNGFSWSKPQIIAPEHARRHQVISGTSQTPEGWMIQACDAGPGGNDGAAIHVSKDGGKTWNDPWDGGLLPDFKEGGRGTTIAGIHAGVVMLKDRRLLALGRGNSITDKEGCKRMPMSLSSDMGKTWNYHASPFPPIDGGQRLVLMRLNEGPLMLVSFTDHPQRTPEADRGMEFRDGKGRVYKGYGMYAAVSYDEGKTWPVKKLLTDGVERHLDGGAWTGFFEQDATHAEPRGYLAGTQSPDNTIHIVSSRLHYRFNLAWLEDY encoded by the coding sequence ATGAGAATTCGTCAGATAATGGTATTATGTGCAGTAGGGTTGATGCCATTCTCACTGCCTGCCCAAGAGAAAACCTTGATTCCTTTGGTACAAATCCCTGCCGGAACTTTCTATATGGGCAGTGATGGGCAGGGAGAGGATTATGATGAGGCTCCTATCCATAAAGTGATTATATCCCATTCCTTCCTGATGGGGACGACGGAGGTTACCAATGCACAATATGAACTGTTTAGGCCTGAACATAAAGCTTTGCGGGGCAAAGATAATGTTTCGGTTGAAGACGATGATGCAGTGGTGAATGTGTGCTATCAGGATGCAATAGATTTTTGCCGATGGCTCAGCCAAAGGGAAGGGAAGACTTACCGGTTGCCTACGGAAGCGGAATGGGAATATGCTTGCAGGGCAGGTACATATACACTGTATTACACTGGTGACGGATTGTCTGGGCCGATGTGCCGCAATCAGGTGGTGGCGAGAGATTATAAACCTGTCTCGTTAAAAGTGGGGCAAACTGTACCAAATGCTTTCGGTCTGTATGATATGCATGGAAATGTAGAAGAATGGTGTGCAGACTGGTATGCCCCTTATTCCATGCAGGTGCAGAGTGATCCGGTAGGTCCGGAAACCGGTGAGTACAGGGTCACCCGTGGTGGGAGCCATCATACACCGGTGCAGTATTTGCGCAGCGCCAACCGGATGGCTATGCTTCCCGAAGACAGGCATTCGTTGACAGGATTCAGGGTAGTGCAAAGCGATGAACCTTTGCCTGTAGCCGGAATAGATAAGACGAGTCCTTTCTTTTTGGAACCTATTCCTTTTGTGGTTCCACCGGCTGCCACATCGGGCATTCCTTTTTACAGGCACAATCACCAGCCCTCTGTCACTTGGTGTGACAACGGTGATTTGCTGGCTGCATGGTTTTCGGCAGATGAGGAAAATGGGCGTGGCATGGTGGTGCTTTCTTCACGGCTTCGGTTCGGAAAGACAGAATGGGAAGCTGCTTCACTATTCTTTAAAGTGCCTGACCGGAATATGACCGGAACATCCTTATTTAATAACGGGCGAGGCATACTCTATCACTTCAATGGTGTAGAAGCATCGGGTGACTGGCAGAACTTGATGATGGTAATGCGCACCAGTATGGATAATGGTTTTTCTTGGAGTAAGCCGCAGATCATTGCTCCTGAACATGCCAGGCGTCATCAGGTCATTTCCGGCACGTCGCAGACCCCGGAAGGCTGGATGATTCAGGCTTGTGATGCCGGTCCCGGTGGAAATGACGGAGCTGCCATACATGTTAGCAAGGATGGTGGAAAGACTTGGAATGATCCTTGGGACGGCGGTCTTTTGCCAGACTTTAAAGAGGGTGGCAGGGGAACCACCATCGCTGGAATTCATGCCGGAGTGGTGATGCTGAAAGACAGGCGTTTACTGGCTTTGGGACGTGGCAACAGTATCACTGACAAAGAAGGATGCAAACGTATGCCGATGAGTCTGTCGTCTGACATGGGAAAGACTTGGAATTATCATGCTTCGCCATTTCCACCCATAGATGGCGGGCAACGCCTTGTATTGATGAGGCTTAATGAAGGACCTTTGATGTTAGTGTCTTTTACCGACCATCCGCAGCGTACGCCCGAAGCTGACAGAGGAATGGAATTTAGGGATGGAAAAGGACGGGTTTATAAAGGATATGGTATGTATGCAGCCGTTTCGTATGATGAAGGAAAGACATGGCCTGTAAAGAAATTGCTGACGGATGGGGTGGAACGTCATCTTGATGGCGGTGCTTGGACGGGATTCTTTGAGCAAGATGCCACACATGCCGAACCCAGAGGATATCTGGCCGGTACACAGTCACCGGATAATACCATCCATATTGTAAGCAGCAGGTTGCATTATCGGTTTAATCTGGCGTGGCTGGAAGATTACTAA
- a CDS encoding SusD/RagB family nutrient-binding outer membrane lipoprotein, with protein MKKIFSTLFVGMALTSLVACSDLDYDEKYVDSSTTSTVGVPQVFTAVMYKGNTWMNPVYYRYYTQSATSGIFSGIIGNSNGKGRFMGAGEGYFNTRWKDFYDMLTQFRLLENTYNNLSGEEKPVNEIFYYLGRTLVEGQLHEMLSLFGDVPFTGAGTLWNSDYNTAKEQCVYDDDVALYKQILADLKEVGDYFAAGNLNTAGLASLARQDYSIAAGSSTIWQKYVNSLRLRIALHLATNGDCTTEAKAAIAEILNNPTKYPLIDDNSENQGVAGDTQTDTFNFGKSMSQALRTGGMAAGSQTVLNAMNLPANGVPDAGTDPRIQVIYDCNPDGEYIAYDVNLTSSQISDISDKKHEEYVKRGMTSANYYCEVDSQAVAGWASYQGNANLNGLWISAAEVSLSKAEAYLMGYGVSQNETAAKENFIKGIKQSTEYYWNLKETSSLYKNGNDSYAGFRSLAKPTDAEVAAYAESVWKPTQEAVCTQLWLNFSFMNELEAWNVVRRTSYPVVTFAKDSQVANYPTPPNRLPYPSDELSYNSANCQAAISKNYEETTGYYTNLFWANKTYYKLVSE; from the coding sequence ATGAAAAAGATATTTTCTACGTTATTTGTTGGAATGGCCCTCACATCACTCGTTGCATGCTCTGATTTAGACTACGATGAGAAATATGTGGACTCTTCCACAACATCAACGGTAGGTGTGCCACAAGTTTTCACTGCCGTGATGTACAAGGGTAATACATGGATGAATCCTGTTTACTATCGTTATTATACACAGTCAGCTACTTCCGGTATTTTTTCCGGTATAATAGGCAACAGCAATGGTAAAGGCCGTTTTATGGGAGCCGGTGAAGGTTACTTCAATACCCGTTGGAAGGACTTCTATGATATGCTGACTCAGTTCCGTTTGTTGGAGAATACCTATAACAATCTTTCTGGAGAAGAAAAGCCGGTCAATGAGATTTTCTATTACCTCGGCCGTACTCTCGTTGAAGGACAACTTCACGAAATGCTTTCTCTTTTTGGAGACGTTCCATTCACAGGGGCTGGCACTCTTTGGAATTCGGATTATAATACAGCCAAAGAACAGTGTGTGTATGATGATGACGTAGCTCTCTATAAGCAAATTCTTGCAGACCTCAAGGAAGTAGGCGACTACTTTGCGGCAGGTAATCTGAATACTGCGGGGCTTGCTTCTCTTGCTCGTCAGGATTATTCTATTGCTGCCGGCAGTAGTACTATTTGGCAGAAGTATGTCAATTCGCTTCGCCTTCGTATTGCTCTCCATCTTGCCACTAATGGTGATTGTACCACGGAGGCTAAAGCAGCTATTGCTGAGATTCTGAATAATCCAACCAAATATCCGCTTATAGATGACAATTCAGAAAATCAGGGTGTTGCCGGCGATACTCAAACTGATACTTTTAACTTTGGAAAGAGCATGTCACAAGCACTCAGAACTGGAGGTATGGCCGCAGGTTCGCAGACTGTGCTCAATGCCATGAATCTTCCTGCAAATGGTGTTCCTGATGCTGGTACTGATCCGCGTATTCAGGTAATTTACGATTGCAATCCTGACGGTGAATATATTGCGTACGATGTAAATCTTACAAGTTCCCAAATCAGCGATATCAGTGATAAAAAGCATGAGGAGTATGTTAAGAGAGGTATGACGTCTGCAAACTATTACTGTGAGGTTGACTCTCAGGCTGTTGCCGGATGGGCTTCTTATCAAGGCAATGCCAATCTGAATGGCCTTTGGATCAGCGCTGCAGAAGTTAGTCTCAGTAAGGCGGAGGCATATTTAATGGGATATGGAGTCTCTCAGAATGAAACTGCCGCAAAGGAGAATTTCATTAAAGGCATTAAGCAGTCCACTGAATATTATTGGAACCTGAAAGAGACGAGCTCTCTTTATAAGAATGGCAACGACAGCTATGCCGGATTCCGTTCATTGGCTAAGCCTACTGACGCTGAAGTTGCAGCTTATGCAGAAAGTGTTTGGAAACCTACACAAGAGGCTGTTTGTACCCAACTATGGCTTAATTTTAGTTTTATGAACGAACTTGAGGCATGGAATGTAGTACGTCGTACAAGTTATCCGGTAGTGACTTTTGCGAAGGACAGCCAAGTAGCCAATTATCCGACTCCTCCGAACCGGTTACCCTATCCGAGTGATGAACTTAGCTACAACAGTGCAAATTGCCAGGCCGCTATTTCAAAGAACTACGAAGAAACAACCGGCTATTATACAAACTTGTTTTGGGCCAATAAGACTTATTACAAGCTTGTAAGTGAATAA
- a CDS encoding glycoside hydrolase family 3 N-terminal domain-containing protein, with the protein MNTKLVITGAFLIAMTGQTFCQKPVYKQAGAPIEYRVKDLIGRMTVEEKVAQLCCPLGWEMYTKTGKNTVEVSALYKEKMKDAPVGSFWAVLRADPWTQKTLETGLNPELAAKALNALQKYAVEETRLGIPVLFAEECPHGHMAIGATVFPTALSAASTWDESLMQQMGEAIALEARLQGANIGYGPVLDVAREPRWSRMEETFGEDPVLTSVMGVALMKGMQGDVQNDGKHLYSTLKHFAAYGVPESGHNGSRANSGMRQLFSEYLPPFKKAVEAGAGTIMTSYNSIDGVPCTSNKFLLTEVLRNQWGFKGFVYSDLISIEGIVGMRAAKDNKEAAAKALRAGLDMDLGGDAFGRNLKQAYEEGLITMDDLDRAVSNVLRLKFQMGLFENPYVSPEQAGKHIRSREHKELARRVAREGVVLLKNDGVLPLDKHLKRIAVIGPNADMMYNQLGDYTAPQDRKEIVTVLDGVRAAVSKTTQVVYVKGCAVRDTTESDIPAAVAAAQRADAVILVVGGSSARDFKTKYISTGAATVSEDIKVLPDMDCGEGFDRSSLRLLGDQEKLINAVAATGKPLVVIYIAGRAMNMNLAADKARALLAAWYPGEQGGAGIADILFGDYNPAGRLPVSIPRSEGQLPVFYSQGTQRDYVEEKGTPLYAFGYGLSYTKFVYSALEMRKGTDVETLQTVSCTVTNTGDRDGEEVVQLYICDEVASVSQPPILLKAFRRIFLKKGESRKVTFLLKKDDLAIYDDEMNYVVEPGDFKVMVGAASDDIRLKGKFRL; encoded by the coding sequence ATGAATACAAAACTTGTAATTACTGGAGCGTTCTTGATAGCAATGACCGGACAGACTTTTTGTCAGAAGCCTGTGTATAAGCAGGCTGGAGCTCCTATCGAATATCGGGTGAAAGATCTGATAGGCCGTATGACGGTTGAAGAAAAAGTGGCGCAACTCTGTTGTCCGTTGGGCTGGGAGATGTACACTAAAACCGGAAAAAATACGGTGGAAGTGTCTGCTTTGTATAAAGAAAAAATGAAAGATGCTCCTGTCGGCTCTTTCTGGGCAGTGTTGCGTGCTGATCCTTGGACACAGAAAACACTGGAAACCGGACTGAATCCTGAATTGGCGGCCAAGGCACTGAATGCTTTGCAGAAATACGCGGTCGAAGAAACACGTTTGGGCATACCCGTACTCTTTGCGGAAGAATGTCCGCATGGGCATATGGCTATTGGCGCCACAGTTTTTCCTACGGCTCTTTCGGCTGCCAGTACCTGGGATGAAAGTTTGATGCAGCAAATGGGTGAAGCTATTGCTTTAGAGGCTCGTCTGCAAGGAGCTAACATCGGTTATGGTCCTGTGCTGGACGTTGCCCGTGAACCGCGTTGGTCACGTATGGAAGAGACTTTTGGCGAAGATCCTGTATTAACTTCCGTAATGGGAGTGGCTTTGATGAAAGGCATGCAGGGAGATGTACAGAATGATGGAAAGCATCTTTATTCTACTTTAAAGCATTTTGCCGCTTATGGTGTGCCCGAATCCGGGCACAATGGTTCTCGGGCCAATAGTGGTATGCGTCAGTTGTTCTCCGAGTATTTGCCGCCTTTTAAGAAAGCAGTTGAAGCGGGGGCAGGGACTATCATGACTTCGTACAACTCCATTGACGGTGTGCCCTGCACATCCAATAAATTTCTGCTGACCGAAGTACTTCGTAACCAGTGGGGCTTCAAAGGTTTTGTCTATTCTGATCTCATTAGTATTGAGGGAATAGTAGGCATGCGTGCGGCCAAGGATAATAAAGAGGCTGCTGCAAAAGCACTGAGAGCCGGATTGGATATGGATTTGGGGGGGGATGCTTTTGGCAGGAATCTGAAGCAGGCTTATGAAGAAGGACTGATTACAATGGATGATTTGGACAGGGCGGTAAGCAATGTGTTGCGTCTGAAATTTCAAATGGGGCTGTTTGAAAATCCGTATGTCTCTCCGGAACAGGCTGGAAAGCATATTCGCAGCAGGGAGCATAAAGAATTGGCTCGCCGTGTAGCTCGCGAGGGAGTGGTACTGCTGAAAAACGATGGTGTGCTGCCATTGGACAAGCATCTCAAGAGGATAGCAGTTATTGGTCCTAATGCTGATATGATGTACAATCAGTTAGGGGACTACACAGCACCGCAGGATCGTAAGGAAATAGTTACGGTTCTTGATGGTGTCCGTGCAGCAGTTTCCAAGACTACACAGGTAGTGTATGTGAAGGGCTGTGCCGTACGCGATACAACCGAGAGTGATATTCCGGCAGCCGTGGCTGCTGCTCAGAGGGCTGATGCGGTGATATTGGTAGTAGGCGGCTCCAGCGCACGTGACTTCAAGACGAAATACATTAGTACCGGGGCAGCTACTGTATCGGAAGATATAAAGGTGTTGCCTGATATGGATTGTGGCGAAGGTTTTGACCGCAGTTCCTTGCGTTTGTTGGGTGATCAGGAGAAGCTGATAAATGCTGTTGCTGCTACCGGAAAGCCGTTGGTCGTGATTTATATTGCGGGACGGGCCATGAATATGAATTTAGCGGCAGACAAAGCGCGGGCTTTGCTGGCGGCTTGGTATCCCGGAGAGCAGGGAGGTGCGGGAATTGCCGATATCTTGTTCGGTGATTATAATCCGGCAGGACGTTTACCGGTTTCTATACCGCGTAGTGAAGGTCAGTTACCTGTTTTTTATTCACAGGGTACTCAACGCGATTATGTGGAAGAGAAAGGTACTCCACTGTATGCTTTCGGCTATGGATTGAGTTATACGAAGTTTGTTTACAGTGCTTTGGAAATGCGGAAAGGAACGGATGTGGAGACTTTGCAGACCGTTTCGTGTACTGTGACTAACACTGGTGACCGGGATGGTGAAGAAGTGGTACAGCTCTATATCTGTGACGAAGTAGCATCTGTATCACAGCCTCCCATATTACTGAAAGCTTTCCGACGTATTTTTCTGAAGAAGGGAGAGAGCAGGAAAGTGACTTTCTTGTTGAAGAAAGATGATTTGGCTATTTATGATGATGAGATGAATTATGTAGTAGAACCGGGTGATTTTAAAGTAATGGTAGGTGCTGCTTCTGATGACATCAGGCTGAAAGGTAAGTTTAGGTTGTAA